Proteins encoded in a region of the Sander lucioperca isolate FBNREF2018 chromosome 18, SLUC_FBN_1.2, whole genome shotgun sequence genome:
- the LOC116057434 gene encoding tetratricopeptide repeat protein 9A, with translation MSVVKAGHDGRVDGGRGSHTASGGGSPRLQQCAQPPNNSSGSSSSSSSSSSSSRTKDARYQQQLQQQRHHGGSMLKQPSLNEPADVVRRALDFKCQGTQCYKDKKYREAIGKYHRALLEIKGLCRVLGDPDTSSKPPSPLLPTISKSSTLTDEQKGAMENAELECYNSLAACLLQMELVNYERVKEYCLKVLHKEGKNFKALYRSGVAYYHLGDFQKALYYLKESHKQEPSDTNAIRYIQLTEMKIRRNAQREKKEAT, from the exons ATGAGCGTGGTCAAGGCCGGGCACGACGGCAGGGTCGACGGCGGCAGAGGCAGCCACACCGCCAGCGGCGGCGGCTCCCCGAGGCTCCAGCAGTGCGCTCAGCCTCCCAACaacagcagcggcagcagcagcagcagcagcagcagcagcagcagcagccggacCAAAGATGCCAGATACCAGCAACAGCTCCAGCAGCAGAGGCATCATGGAGGATCGATGCTTAAACAACCATCACTCAACGAGCCAGCCGACGTCGTGAGACGGGCTCTGGACTTCAAGTGCCAAGGGACCCAGTGTTACAAGGATAAGAAGTACCGAGAGGCGATTGGCAAGTATCACCGCGCTCTGCTGGAGATTAAGGGGCTGTGTAGGGTGCTGGGGGATCCGGACACCAGCTCCAAGCCCCCGTCCCCCCTCCTACCAACCATCAGCAAGTCCAGCACGCTGACAGATGAGCAGAAGGGGGCCATGGAGAATGCAGAGCTGGAGTGTTACAACAGCTTGGCCG CCTGCCTGCTGCAAATGGAGCTGGTGAACTATGAACGGGTAAAGGAATACTGTCTgaaagtgcttcacaaagaaGGGAAGAACTTCAAAGCTCTGTACCGATCCGGCGTGGCCTACTACCACCTAGGAGACTTCCAGAAGGCCCTGTACTACCTTAAGGAGTCACACAAACAGGAACCATCAG ACACCAATGCCATCCGCTACATCCAGCTGACAGAGATGAAGATTCGCCGGAATGCCcaaagggaaaagaaagaggCGACATAA